One part of the Halobacteria archaeon AArc-dxtr1 genome encodes these proteins:
- a CDS encoding helix-turn-helix domain-containing protein, which translates to MTYTDDGSMSLSPEEAFAVLGNETRFAIVHTLWDLYEPDDPANVVKFAELYDSDAAVPFSELYDRVGYDDTGNFNYHLEKLTDHFVRRTDAGYELTEAGFEVVRAIVAGTVRDCPTVDPTEIDASCPRCDAPVAIDYGNHHVAVSCSRCPGLWQNADGDDGVLFTFPFPPTGLADRTPQEVFHATLAYNLNRVRSFVAGICPDCSGSVDTSLDLCRAHEPRDGGGCPVCHRRHLIEVAAVCQQCKAVSRGPLAIAVLAHPAVTAFYHDHGIDYRFASWATFQRGLTVVEEVIESAPLCVALTAPCEDEELRLILDGDLHVVETSRHQRR; encoded by the coding sequence ATGACATACACCGACGACGGCTCGATGAGCCTCTCGCCGGAGGAGGCGTTCGCCGTCCTCGGCAACGAGACGCGATTCGCCATCGTTCACACGCTGTGGGACCTGTACGAACCGGACGATCCTGCCAACGTGGTCAAGTTCGCGGAGCTGTACGACTCGGACGCTGCGGTTCCCTTCTCGGAGCTGTATGACAGGGTCGGCTATGACGACACCGGGAACTTCAACTACCACTTGGAGAAGCTCACCGACCACTTCGTCCGTCGGACGGACGCCGGCTACGAACTCACCGAGGCGGGCTTCGAGGTCGTCCGAGCGATCGTCGCGGGAACGGTTCGCGACTGCCCGACCGTCGACCCCACAGAGATCGACGCGAGCTGCCCCCGGTGTGACGCTCCCGTCGCGATCGACTACGGAAATCACCACGTGGCTGTGTCGTGTAGCCGCTGTCCAGGCCTCTGGCAAAATGCCGACGGCGACGACGGGGTCCTGTTTACGTTCCCGTTCCCACCGACGGGCCTAGCTGATCGAACGCCACAGGAGGTGTTTCACGCGACGCTCGCGTACAATCTCAACCGGGTGCGATCGTTCGTCGCCGGCATCTGTCCCGATTGCTCGGGCTCGGTCGACACGTCGCTCGATCTCTGTCGGGCACACGAGCCCCGAGACGGGGGCGGGTGTCCGGTGTGTCATCGTCGTCACCTGATCGAGGTCGCAGCGGTCTGCCAGCAGTGTAAGGCGGTCTCCCGCGGCCCGCTCGCGATTGCGGTCCTTGCACATCCTGCCGTGACGGCGTTCTACCACGATCACGGGATCGACTATCGGTTCGCCTCGTGGGCGACGTTCCAACGGGGGCTGACGGTCGTCGAGGAAGTCATCGAGTCAGCCCCGCTGTGTGTCGCGCTCACGGCCCCCTGCGAGGACGAGGAACTCCGATTGATCCTCGACGGTGACCTGCACGTCGTCGAGACGAGTCGTCACCAGCGTCGTTGA
- a CDS encoding endonuclease NucS gives MIDDTLGVLAGDCTVIADGTDREEYRGRVTTIVKPDNTVLVHDVDGYQPVAWLTRADSVSSNRSDGFTLVAKKDTQTLRIAAHERDGFASYPASAAGTPVGDCPDCDGALVRANGITCVSCGARHGVPSDAEIREQRCDCGLPRMRVERGLAFDVCVDRDCESLDAAVREAFDREWDCPESDCDGSLRILRRGGLLAGCENYPNCDTGFRMPAGVVDGRCGCGLPTFSTPSRTRCLDATCDARRAPVAEATDDD, from the coding sequence ATGATCGACGACACGCTCGGCGTCCTCGCGGGCGACTGCACCGTCATCGCCGACGGCACCGACCGCGAGGAGTACCGCGGCCGCGTGACGACCATCGTCAAACCCGACAACACCGTCTTAGTCCACGACGTCGACGGCTACCAGCCCGTCGCCTGGCTCACTCGCGCTGACAGCGTCTCGAGCAACCGCTCGGACGGCTTTACACTCGTCGCGAAGAAGGACACGCAGACGCTGCGAATCGCCGCCCACGAGCGCGACGGCTTCGCGAGCTATCCAGCCTCTGCGGCCGGTACACCGGTTGGCGATTGTCCGGACTGCGACGGAGCGCTCGTCCGCGCAAACGGGATCACCTGCGTGAGTTGTGGCGCCCGACACGGCGTCCCGTCGGACGCCGAGATCCGGGAGCAACGCTGTGACTGCGGGCTGCCGCGGATGCGCGTCGAGCGCGGGCTGGCGTTCGATGTCTGCGTCGACCGAGACTGCGAATCCCTCGACGCCGCGGTGCGCGAGGCGTTCGACCGCGAGTGGGACTGTCCGGAGTCGGACTGCGACGGCTCCCTCCGGATACTCCGACGAGGAGGACTCCTTGCCGGCTGTGAGAACTACCCCAACTGCGACACCGGGTTCCGGATGCCGGCGGGTGTCGTCGACGGCAGATGCGGATGTGGACTCCCGACGTTCAGCACCCCCAGCAGGACCCGGTGTCTGGATGCGACGTGCGATGCGCGGCGAGCACCCGTCGCCGAGGCGACCGACGACGACTAA
- the endA gene encoding tRNA-intron lyase, whose translation MSLEGRLDRQEGVVHVGGDARQRYHDSRGYGYPLTGNEIALAPVEAAHLLYRGDLSAVVDDDDRLDFRSFVTREPDPEFGIRFLVYADLRSRGFYLSPAAEPWLANPPEADFAVFPRGKGPGDGEIEYALWTVGERTDVAARDLAEGVLAVVDEESEITYFEVEQREPSGSSEAALPDGCDADLLADRVVVWDPPSELYERTFYGQPLEGREYDEPTLQCSLLEAAYLAERAAIDLDPETLHDRGRDVEGERFDRRLRVYTALRERGIVPKTGYKFGADFRTYADVESVDNLGHSELLIRVLPADHIFEPRDLALDVRLAHGVRKTIVFALVDDSGAIEWWSFERLTP comes from the coding sequence ATGTCACTCGAGGGGCGACTGGACCGACAGGAGGGCGTCGTCCACGTCGGCGGCGACGCACGCCAGCGGTATCACGACTCGCGGGGGTACGGCTACCCGCTGACGGGCAACGAGATCGCCCTCGCCCCCGTCGAAGCGGCACACCTGCTCTACCGGGGCGACCTGTCGGCGGTCGTCGACGACGACGACCGACTCGACTTCCGGTCGTTCGTCACTCGCGAGCCCGATCCGGAGTTCGGGATTCGATTCTTAGTCTATGCCGACCTGCGGTCGCGGGGATTCTATCTCTCACCGGCCGCGGAACCGTGGCTTGCGAACCCACCGGAGGCGGACTTCGCTGTCTTCCCGCGCGGAAAGGGGCCGGGCGACGGTGAGATCGAGTACGCGCTGTGGACGGTCGGCGAGCGAACCGACGTCGCAGCACGCGACCTCGCGGAAGGCGTCCTCGCGGTCGTCGACGAAGAGAGTGAGATTACTTACTTCGAAGTCGAGCAACGAGAGCCGTCGGGCTCGTCTGAAGCGGCCCTTCCGGATGGATGTGACGCCGATCTGCTCGCAGATCGCGTCGTCGTGTGGGATCCCCCGAGCGAACTCTACGAACGGACGTTCTACGGCCAGCCACTCGAAGGTCGAGAGTACGACGAACCGACGCTGCAGTGTTCGCTGCTCGAAGCGGCCTACCTCGCCGAGCGAGCGGCGATCGACCTCGATCCGGAAACACTTCACGACCGTGGTCGTGACGTCGAAGGCGAGCGGTTCGACCGCCGCCTACGCGTCTACACCGCCCTACGCGAGCGCGGCATCGTCCCCAAGACCGGCTACAAGTTCGGGGCGGACTTTCGAACCTACGCGGACGTCGAGTCCGTCGACAACCTGGGCCACTCGGAGCTGTTGATTCGGGTGTTGCCAGCCGATCATATCTTCGAACCGCGCGACCTCGCGCTCGACGTTCGACTCGCACACGGCGTCCGGAAGACGATCGTATTCGCGCTGGTCGACGACAGCGGTGCGATCGAGTGGTGGTCGTTCGAGCGGCTGACGCCCTGA
- a CDS encoding tryptophan--tRNA ligase, whose product MTGDESLEESGELQTDGGAAGADSEGSKIPRADGGAVDDVALDPWGSAAVSDYRKLFEEFGIEEFDELLPDVPNPHYLMRRGVIFGHRDYGPVAEAMREGEDAAVLSGFMPTGDPHIGHKLVFDEIIWHQQQGADAYALIADLEANAARGMSWEEIDEHARSYLLSLLALGFDPEEGTLYRQSENREVQDLAFELGAEANFSEFQAIYGFDGETDVSHMQSVVTQMADILYPQLEEPKPTVIPVGPDQDPHVRLARDLAERMRFFKVSEAYASFELDDDERDLVAEYYERLDPADFDDDTLRCVHVAQVLEETPLEELTVPADTLGSVLTKLNEAGMEPVRPRTRFFDRRATDEAFEALIDAVEGEKRVYENHVDAFDLGSDEAETLAREVEVENGGYGFQPPSSIYHRFMTGLTGGKMSSSIPASHISLLDDPEEGYEKVKSATTGGRETAEEQRELGGRADECPVYELYAYLLAGDDDEFAKLVYDECVGGERLCGDCKEQAAELMREFLAEHQEKREDVAELLEAADIELESSRRR is encoded by the coding sequence ATGACCGGAGACGAGTCACTCGAGGAGTCCGGGGAACTGCAGACCGACGGTGGCGCCGCTGGAGCCGACAGCGAGGGATCGAAGATCCCTCGTGCAGACGGCGGAGCCGTCGACGACGTCGCGTTAGACCCCTGGGGCTCCGCGGCCGTCTCCGACTACCGGAAGCTCTTCGAGGAGTTCGGCATCGAGGAGTTCGACGAGCTGCTCCCGGACGTGCCGAACCCCCACTACCTGATGCGTCGGGGCGTCATCTTCGGCCATCGAGACTACGGACCGGTCGCAGAGGCGATGCGAGAGGGCGAAGACGCGGCCGTCCTCTCGGGGTTCATGCCGACCGGTGATCCACACATCGGTCACAAGCTGGTGTTCGACGAGATCATCTGGCACCAGCAACAGGGGGCAGACGCCTACGCCCTGATCGCCGACTTAGAGGCCAACGCGGCCCGCGGGATGAGCTGGGAGGAGATCGACGAGCACGCCCGCAGCTACCTGCTCTCCTTGCTCGCGCTGGGATTCGATCCCGAGGAGGGGACACTCTACCGCCAGTCCGAAAACCGCGAGGTGCAAGACCTGGCGTTCGAGCTCGGTGCCGAGGCCAACTTCTCCGAATTCCAGGCGATCTACGGCTTCGACGGCGAGACGGACGTCTCGCACATGCAGTCGGTCGTGACGCAGATGGCAGACATCCTCTACCCGCAACTCGAGGAGCCAAAGCCGACGGTGATTCCGGTCGGTCCGGATCAGGACCCCCACGTGCGACTGGCACGTGATCTGGCCGAGCGGATGCGCTTTTTCAAGGTGAGCGAGGCATACGCGAGTTTCGAGCTTGACGACGACGAACGGGACCTCGTCGCCGAGTACTACGAGCGGCTCGACCCTGCCGACTTCGACGACGACACGCTCCGGTGTGTCCACGTCGCGCAGGTGCTCGAGGAGACACCCCTCGAAGAGCTTACCGTCCCCGCGGACACGCTCGGTTCGGTGCTGACGAAGCTGAACGAAGCCGGAATGGAGCCGGTCCGCCCGCGAACGCGCTTTTTCGACCGGCGGGCCACCGACGAGGCGTTCGAGGCGCTCATCGACGCCGTCGAAGGCGAAAAGCGGGTGTACGAGAACCACGTGGATGCCTTCGACCTCGGTTCCGACGAGGCCGAAACGCTCGCCCGCGAGGTCGAAGTCGAAAACGGCGGCTACGGCTTCCAGCCGCCGTCGTCGATCTACCACCGGTTTATGACTGGCCTCACCGGCGGGAAGATGTCCTCGTCGATTCCCGCAAGTCACATCTCCCTGCTCGACGATCCCGAGGAGGGCTACGAGAAGGTGAAGTCGGCGACGACGGGCGGGCGAGAGACCGCGGAGGAACAGCGCGAACTCGGCGGCCGGGCCGACGAGTGTCCGGTCTACGAGCTGTACGCCTACCTACTGGCCGGCGACGACGACGAGTTCGCGAAACTCGTCTACGACGAGTGCGTCGGCGGCGAGCGCCTCTGTGGCGACTGCAAGGAGCAGGCCGCCGAGTTGATGAGAGAGTTCCTCGCAGAGCACCAGGAGAAGCGCGAGGACGTAGCAGAGTTGCTGGAGGCGGCGGATATCGAACTCGAGTCGTCCCGACGTCGGTAA
- a CDS encoding phenylalanine--tRNA ligase subunit alpha — translation MQLPEAQAAVVEAASADEAQSVDALAAATDLPPETVTGAVFALEAEGLLAVAERVEETIELTEEGHEYAADELPEVRLYRAALEAGAADGSAPMGQVIGASGLEGAGVDIALSNYARKGYGAIESGEITADPDADPAADPEATALAALAEASEASADAEGGSVDGADIDEETLSQLDRRGLVERPETTIREATLTERGVTELMAGIETSEAIGQITPELLTSGEWQDAEFAEYNVEADAERVDGGRVHVLRRTAERVKDVLVGMGFQEMDGPHVDADFWINDCLFMPQDHPARTHWDRFALENPTHVDHLPADLVDAVERAHREGVGEDGEGYRSPWDEDFARALALRGHTTSLSARHLAGVARGDLEPPQRFFSVEKAYRNDTLDATHLLEFYQIEGWVMAEDLSVRDLMGTFEEFYAQFGITDIEFKPHYNPYTEPSFELFGTHPTTGELIEIGNSGIFRPEMLEPLGVDCDVMAWGLALERLAMLVTGAEDIRDLHGTLADLEFLRNAEVTY, via the coding sequence ATGCAACTTCCCGAAGCACAGGCCGCGGTCGTCGAGGCCGCGAGCGCGGACGAGGCACAGTCAGTCGACGCCCTCGCCGCGGCGACAGACCTTCCCCCAGAGACCGTCACCGGCGCGGTGTTCGCGCTCGAAGCGGAGGGGCTGCTCGCCGTCGCAGAGCGCGTCGAGGAGACGATCGAACTCACCGAAGAGGGACACGAGTACGCCGCCGACGAGCTGCCAGAGGTGCGGCTCTATCGGGCCGCGCTCGAGGCCGGCGCTGCCGACGGCTCGGCCCCGATGGGCCAGGTTATCGGTGCCTCCGGACTCGAAGGCGCAGGCGTCGACATCGCCCTCTCGAACTACGCCCGGAAGGGGTACGGGGCGATCGAGAGCGGCGAGATCACCGCCGATCCGGACGCCGATCCGGCGGCGGACCCCGAGGCGACAGCGCTGGCCGCGCTCGCCGAGGCAAGCGAAGCGTCGGCCGATGCGGAAGGCGGGAGCGTCGACGGCGCCGATATCGACGAGGAGACGCTCTCTCAGCTCGATCGGCGCGGACTCGTCGAGCGACCCGAGACGACGATCCGAGAGGCGACGCTCACCGAGCGCGGCGTCACCGAGCTGATGGCCGGCATCGAGACGAGCGAGGCGATCGGCCAGATCACCCCCGAGCTGCTCACGAGCGGGGAGTGGCAGGACGCCGAGTTCGCGGAGTACAACGTCGAGGCCGACGCCGAGCGCGTCGACGGCGGTCGGGTCCACGTGCTCCGGCGGACGGCCGAGCGGGTCAAAGACGTACTCGTCGGCATGGGCTTCCAGGAGATGGACGGCCCCCACGTCGACGCCGACTTCTGGATCAACGACTGCCTGTTCATGCCCCAGGACCACCCGGCTCGGACCCACTGGGACCGGTTCGCCCTCGAGAATCCGACCCACGTCGACCACCTGCCGGCGGATCTCGTCGACGCCGTCGAGCGCGCCCACCGCGAGGGCGTCGGCGAGGACGGCGAGGGCTACCGCTCGCCGTGGGACGAGGACTTCGCGCGGGCGCTCGCGCTTCGCGGGCACACGACGTCGCTGTCGGCCCGTCACCTGGCGGGGGTCGCGAGGGGCGACCTCGAACCGCCACAGCGCTTCTTCAGCGTCGAGAAGGCCTACCGGAACGATACGCTGGACGCGACCCACCTGCTCGAGTTCTACCAGATCGAGGGCTGGGTGATGGCCGAGGATCTCTCGGTGCGGGATCTGATGGGCACCTTCGAGGAGTTCTACGCCCAGTTCGGGATCACGGACATCGAGTTCAAACCCCACTACAACCCCTACACGGAGCCCAGTTTCGAGCTGTTCGGCACCCATCCGACGACCGGCGAGTTGATCGAGATCGGCAACTCCGGGATCTTCCGCCCAGAGATGCTCGAACCGCTCGGGGTCGACTGCGACGTGATGGCCTGGGGGCTCGCACTCGAGCGCCTCGCGATGCTCGTGACCGGCGCGGAAGACATCCGCGACCTCCACGGGACGCTCGCAGACCTCGAGTTCCTGCGGAACGCCGAGGTGACCTACTGA
- the pheT gene encoding phenylalanine--tRNA ligase subunit beta — MPTVEIDPDELRGLTGHDEKGDDELIDDLFALGLEYEGETEDGEFELEFAPDRLDRLSVEGVARSLRYQYGDVRGVSVPSTNAPEWTIEVDEAVPDERPFVTGAVIRGVDLDEDALDSLIQLQEKLHATMGRGRAKGAIGIHDLTMLKGSPATEGAPSVRYTGVAPEEDRFVPLDSDQEMTPAQVLEEHPTGETYADLVRENARYPAIYDDLGLFSFPPVINGRRTEVTTDSRELFVELTGTDQWTIDKMCAIVCYALAARGATIESVTVEYPSRELVRPNFSTKTKTVTHDRIETILGIGLDPEEVVDLAERSGLDAEIVDVGGEAAYEMTIPPYRVDVLHPVDLIDDVGRAYGFNELEPTYPDVGTVGGRHERSRLGRSVRELLVGLGFEDMLNFHMTNEAENFERAELSPDDDVYGAGEPATIKEVYSEDYTILRTWTLPSLLTVLERNTHRAYPQDLSEVGFAAMVDEAENTGVVERRSVGAVLARHDAAYEDAKARLQAIARAFGVEIETPPTEHPTFVSGRTASVVIDGENVGVIGEVHPSVLTERDLEVPVAAFEFDLAALQ; from the coding sequence ATGCCAACCGTCGAAATCGACCCCGACGAACTGCGCGGACTGACCGGCCACGACGAGAAGGGCGACGACGAACTGATCGACGATCTGTTCGCGCTCGGCCTGGAGTACGAGGGCGAGACCGAGGACGGCGAGTTCGAACTCGAGTTCGCGCCCGACCGGCTCGATCGCCTCTCCGTCGAGGGGGTCGCCCGCTCGCTTCGCTACCAGTACGGCGACGTCCGGGGCGTCTCGGTGCCGAGCACGAACGCCCCGGAGTGGACGATCGAGGTCGACGAGGCGGTTCCCGACGAGCGTCCGTTCGTGACGGGGGCCGTGATTCGAGGCGTGGATCTGGACGAGGACGCTCTCGACTCGCTGATCCAGCTCCAGGAGAAACTCCACGCGACGATGGGGCGTGGCCGCGCGAAGGGTGCGATCGGGATTCACGATCTCACGATGTTGAAAGGGAGTCCCGCGACGGAGGGAGCCCCGAGCGTCCGCTACACCGGTGTTGCCCCCGAAGAGGATCGGTTCGTCCCGCTGGATTCGGATCAGGAAATGACTCCCGCACAGGTGCTCGAAGAGCACCCGACCGGAGAAACGTACGCGGATCTCGTCCGCGAAAACGCCCGGTATCCAGCGATCTACGACGATCTCGGCCTCTTCTCGTTCCCACCGGTTATCAACGGTCGGCGGACCGAAGTGACGACCGACTCCCGAGAGCTGTTCGTCGAGCTAACCGGCACTGACCAGTGGACGATCGACAAGATGTGTGCGATCGTCTGTTACGCACTGGCCGCCCGCGGCGCGACGATCGAGTCCGTAACGGTCGAGTATCCCTCCAGAGAGCTGGTCCGGCCCAACTTTTCGACGAAGACCAAGACCGTCACGCACGACCGCATCGAGACGATTCTGGGGATCGGACTCGATCCCGAAGAGGTCGTGGACCTGGCCGAACGGTCGGGTCTCGACGCCGAAATCGTCGACGTCGGCGGCGAGGCCGCCTACGAGATGACGATCCCGCCGTACCGCGTCGACGTCCTCCATCCGGTGGACCTGATCGACGACGTCGGCCGGGCGTACGGCTTCAACGAGCTTGAGCCGACCTACCCCGACGTCGGAACCGTCGGTGGCCGCCACGAGCGCAGCCGACTCGGGCGGTCGGTCCGCGAGCTGCTCGTCGGCCTCGGCTTCGAGGACATGCTGAACTTCCACATGACCAACGAAGCCGAGAACTTCGAGCGAGCCGAACTTTCGCCCGACGACGACGTCTACGGCGCCGGAGAGCCGGCGACGATCAAGGAGGTCTACAGCGAGGACTACACGATCCTCCGGACGTGGACGCTCCCGTCGCTGCTGACAGTTCTCGAGCGAAACACCCACCGCGCGTACCCACAGGATCTTTCTGAGGTCGGCTTCGCTGCGATGGTCGACGAGGCCGAGAACACGGGTGTGGTCGAGCGCCGCAGTGTGGGCGCCGTCCTCGCCCGCCACGATGCAGCCTACGAGGATGCGAAGGCGCGTCTACAGGCAATCGCCCGAGCGTTCGGCGTCGAGATAGAGACACCGCCGACCGAACACCCGACCTTCGTCTCGGGTCGAACGGCGAGCGTCGTGATCGACGGCGAGAACGTTGGCGTGATCGGCGAGGTCCATCCGTCGGTGCTCACGGAGCGCGATCTGGAGGTGCCGGTCGCAGCGTTCGAGTTCGATCTCGCGGCCCTGCAGTAA
- a CDS encoding non-histone chromosomal MC1 family protein — MVREDGKRNFALREGNGDESSVFSGNTPRQAALKAARRLDPGSSEDEADRVELKLREKGTDKVHIYDGWAWEETAPDDKPDWMPGEITEANVSKKGIEHLEE, encoded by the coding sequence ATGGTACGTGAAGATGGTAAGCGGAACTTCGCGCTGCGCGAGGGCAACGGCGATGAATCGAGCGTCTTTTCCGGAAACACGCCGCGGCAGGCGGCACTCAAGGCAGCCCGACGGTTAGATCCCGGCTCCAGCGAGGACGAGGCCGATCGGGTCGAGCTCAAACTCCGCGAAAAAGGCACCGACAAGGTACACATCTACGACGGCTGGGCGTGGGAAGAGACGGCCCCCGACGACAAACCGGACTGGATGCCCGGTGAGATCACGGAGGCGAACGTCTCGAAGAAAGGTATCGAGCATCTAGAGGAGTAA
- the pheA gene encoding prephenate dehydratase, which yields MTTVTLGPEGTYSHRAARAVAENGIDFRQSVTAIVDAVANEGYEYGVIPIENSIEGSVTESLDAIGEYDVAVVREIVTPITHALLAQGSEFETIASHSQALAQCRGYLDREYPEVTLEAVASTAQGVEYAHEDPTIAGIGHPDNADGELQVLAEGIQDQSSNATRFFVVAPVDARSTGGGKTSLVVYPDVDYPGLLLELLKPFAERNINLTRLESRPSGERLGDYVFHIDIEAGLYEERTDEALADIEALAENGWVRRLGSYDTEHVVE from the coding sequence ATGACGACAGTTACACTCGGACCCGAGGGGACCTACTCCCACCGAGCCGCACGGGCGGTCGCTGAGAACGGGATCGACTTTCGCCAGTCGGTGACGGCGATCGTCGACGCCGTCGCGAACGAGGGATACGAGTACGGAGTCATTCCAATCGAGAACAGTATCGAGGGGAGCGTCACCGAGAGTCTCGACGCAATCGGAGAGTACGACGTGGCCGTCGTCCGCGAGATCGTCACCCCAATCACGCACGCACTGCTCGCCCAGGGCTCGGAGTTCGAGACGATCGCCAGCCACTCCCAGGCGCTGGCACAATGTCGGGGCTACCTCGACCGAGAGTATCCGGAGGTCACACTCGAAGCCGTCGCGAGCACCGCCCAGGGCGTCGAGTACGCCCACGAAGATCCAACGATCGCGGGGATCGGGCATCCGGACAACGCCGACGGCGAGTTGCAGGTACTCGCCGAAGGGATCCAGGACCAATCGTCGAACGCGACGCGCTTTTTCGTGGTCGCACCCGTCGATGCGCGCTCTACAGGGGGCGGGAAGACCTCGCTCGTCGTCTACCCAGACGTCGACTACCCAGGCCTGCTACTCGAGCTGTTGAAACCGTTCGCCGAGCGAAATATCAACCTGACGCGCCTCGAGTCCCGCCCGAGCGGGGAGCGTCTGGGCGACTACGTCTTCCACATCGACATCGAAGCGGGACTGTACGAGGAGCGGACGGACGAAGCACTCGCGGACATCGAAGCGCTCGCAGAAAACGGCTGGGTCCGGCGGCTCGGTTCGTACGACACCGAACACGTCGTGGAGTAA
- a CDS encoding Hsp20/alpha crystallin family protein, whose product MRRNPFDELEEMLNRVSRQVEEGVTAGGLQTPGSVAVDVVDAGEAYTVTADLPGYETEDLELTLTEGTLQLEAARERSREHQEGEYVRRERTGQTVSRRIRLPEPVDEEGVSATYNNGVLTVRLPKETPGGDSKQIDIE is encoded by the coding sequence ATGCGACGCAATCCGTTCGACGAACTCGAGGAGATGCTAAATCGAGTGAGCCGGCAGGTCGAAGAGGGTGTAACCGCTGGCGGGCTCCAGACGCCGGGCTCGGTCGCCGTCGACGTCGTCGACGCGGGCGAGGCGTACACCGTCACCGCCGACCTCCCGGGATACGAGACCGAGGACCTGGAGCTAACGCTGACGGAGGGGACGCTCCAGCTCGAGGCGGCCCGCGAGCGATCCCGCGAACACCAGGAGGGCGAGTACGTCCGCCGCGAGCGGACAGGACAGACGGTGAGCCGGCGAATTCGCCTCCCAGAGCCCGTCGACGAGGAGGGAGTTTCGGCGACCTACAACAACGGTGTGTTGACGGTACGGCTGCCGAAGGAAACTCCCGGCGGAGACTCGAAACAGATCGACATCGAGTAA